GACCACGGCGGCCTTGAGCCGGTCCTCGGGGATCAGGATGTCGCCGTGGAGCCCCGTGACCGCGTGGAAGACGCCGAGCTCGGGCGTGTAGGAGTAGCGCGCACCCTCGGACGACGGCGTGGGCTCCTCGGTGATCTCGAAGCGCAGGTGGTTCCAGCCGCGCAGCGCGGAGGCCACGGCGGCGGCGGAGCCGGCGTCGCCGGACCAGGAGAGCTCGGCGCGGTAGGTCCCGGTCTGGGCCCCCTGCGGGGTCCAGTCGAGGCTCACGGGCACCCCGAGGACACCACCGACGGCCCACTCGATGTGTGGGCACAGCGCGGAAGGCGCTGAGTGGACGTAGAGAACGCCCCTCGTCGCGGTGCGGGTGGCAGTGCGTGCGGTCACCGTGACCTCCTTCATCTCCGGCGCGAGATACGCCTTCCCCAGCGGTCTCGAAGTGGAGCGGAAAGAATGTCGTGAGTGACACGTATGTAAGTTGTAGGACCATTGTGGCCCATGGGGCGGCCGAGCACCAGCAATCGGGGGCACGCGGCGAAAAGTTTCGGCGGCCCTCAGGTGCCGCTCGCGACGCCGGACCTGCGCGGCCCGAGGTCCATCAGGGTGTCGATGACCTGCCGGGCGATCCCGAGCCCGCCGAGGTGGCTCTCGCCGTCGATGACGGTCATGGTCGCGTCGGGCAGCCGGTCGACCAGGTGCTGGCCGTGCCGGAACGGCACGATGTGGTCGTCGTCGCCGTGCCACCACCGCACCGGCACGCGCACGTCCGCGGCGCGGAAGCCCCAGTCCCGGGTGAAGAGCACCAGGTCGTTGAGCGGCGCCGAGGTCTGGAAGCGGCTGCCGTTGAGCAGGTCGTCGAGGAACATCGCCTTGAACTCCGGGCGCGCGAGCAGGTTCTTGTCCCCGGGCGGCTGCACGGCGGCGTACAGGTCCAGGCCGGGACCGGCCAGCGGGCGCACCAGGCGGATGGCCTGGGTGAGTGCCACGCCGAGCGGCACCCGCGCGACGACCAGCAGCGGCGCGAGGTGCACCGCGAGCTGGATGATGCCGCCGGCCGCCGCGTCGTCGCCCCGGGTGGGCGCCACGCCGCCGAGGACGCCGACGCCGTGCACCCGGTCCGCGAGCGCCGCGCCGGCCGCGAGCACGTAGGGCCCGCCGCCGGACAGCCCGATCAGGCG
The Nocardioides luti genome window above contains:
- a CDS encoding DUF3145 domain-containing protein, with amino-acid sequence MKEVTVTARTATRTATRGVLYVHSAPSALCPHIEWAVGGVLGVPVSLDWTPQGAQTGTYRAELSWSGDAGSAAAVASALRGWNHLRFEITEEPTPSSEGARYSYTPELGVFHAVTGLHGDILIPEDRLKAAVVKAALGDTTILGEIDKLLGKPWDDELETFRHAGDGAPVRWLHQVV
- a CDS encoding alpha/beta fold hydrolase, encoding MSNVKRPALEGTVAVRGNRRLSFAEYGAPRGPAIVWMHGTPGARRQIPFEARAHAERHGLRIIGIDRPGIGSSTPYLYPNVLDWTADLEILLDTLGVDTARLIGLSGGGPYVLAAGAALADRVHGVGVLGGVAPTRGDDAAAGGIIQLAVHLAPLLVVARVPLGVALTQAIRLVRPLAGPGLDLYAAVQPPGDKNLLARPEFKAMFLDDLLNGSRFQTSAPLNDLVLFTRDWGFRAADVRVPVRWWHGDDDHIVPFRHGQHLVDRLPDATMTVIDGESHLGGLGIARQVIDTLMDLGPRRSGVASGT